Below is a genomic region from Deltaproteobacteria bacterium.
TTACGGACACTTGATCATTCTGGTGGGTTTGATAGCTTTTTAATGTTGCAACCTGATTCTGCTTTGTCACGACGTGCATTTAAAATAAAGCAGCTGCTAGTTGAGAATAAGAAGTAAATATTTTATAGGAGTTTTTCTGTGAAAATTGCATTTAAAAAAGGTTTAAAAGTTAAGGTATTATCTGGTTCGGACAAAGGAAAAGTTGGAATAATTACTAAATTATTGCTGAAAAAAGATATGGCTGTTGTCCAGGGAGTGAATGTAAAAACCCATTTTAGTAAAAAAGATGGAATTTTGAAGCAAGAAGCCGC
It encodes:
- a CDS encoding 50S ribosomal protein L24, translating into MKIAFKKGLKVKVLSGSDKGKVGIITKLLLKKDMAVVQGVNVKTHFSKKDGILKQEAAINLCKLRAV